The sequence below is a genomic window from Lycium ferocissimum isolate CSIRO_LF1 chromosome 9, AGI_CSIRO_Lferr_CH_V1, whole genome shotgun sequence.
TAAATTTGTAAATATAACTAGTGAATAAATCTGCACTTCGCACGGTATATTAGTGAATTTAggaataattatttttactaaTTTAATCAAAGATGGAAGAGAAACATGTTTTCATATTATACACAAAGTACTTTAATATATTGACCAAAtcacaaatttaaaattcataatAAGAATTTAAAAGTCTTTTTCCATTCCTCAAGttataaaacaaacaaatagtGAACAAACAAAAATAGAGATATTACGCTTCGTTCGTTGAATTAGAGGCttggcaaaaaagatgcatagaTAGATGGTGATCAGCGAAGAGGAGAGAATCGGGTCTATGTGACAACAGGAGAACCAACGTCTATTATGATAATATTTTCAATGTAAATAATTGTATTCATTCCCAAGTTGAGGTGTCTGTTGGGATTGTAATAGAGACTAACGTATGGTACTTTAATTGCTTCGTTTTTTAAATAGTGTGGTTTCGGATTCCAGTTTTTTAGAGTCAATGTGAATTCTCACTGATAAATAATGTCACTTATATTGAGTTGTGTCCATTAATTATAAATGTTTGACAAATATGGCATGTGCTCAAAAGAGTTCGTATGGAAGTCTTGGCGGGTTGTAAGATTGTATTCAGCCGGATTATCCCTATAATATAAACTCCCAGCCCGAGAATCGTCGTCTCTGGAAAATTACAtaccatcatttttttttttttaacattacataTCGCCGGCTTAGATAAGAGCTTATATATGGGAAGTTTaagtgaaaatttgaaatatgtAGAACAAGTCTTAGCATTTTACAGTTAGGACTGAATTTTGTATGAGATACGCATTATGCCTTTTGCCTGCACCCGTTATACCATTTTCTATAGTCGAAAGGAAGTAAACCTGATGAAATTTTCTACGTCCAATTTTTCCTAGTGAAGACATTTCCAGAAAAAAACAGCTTAAACAAACAGTGAGAAAGGAGGATAAACGGGCTACTATTTACTAATAATATGCATGTAGCAGACCAACAGCTTACATATTACTACTACAATTTACTGAGTCCTAAAACTGCATACTACCCAAAAATCTTCTTGCAATTAACAAACTTCTAAACTTTAAGCTAGGCAAAACACAGTtatgtttcattgccatccTCAGTTTTACAAATACTGAGATCATCCAAAGTGCTGAATTCACCTAAAAGAGATCCATAGTTATCGATGATTGGTAAGCCCAGCTTCAGAGAAAATTTGACTGCCCTATTCCCTGGAAGTTGCACCCACTCCCCCATTCGTAAATCTTCATCATCCTCTCGACCTTCTTGCCTATCCCCTCCGCTAAAATCAGTTGGCATACCGCTTTGCAGCTCGACCTTCTTTGAGCTCTGAACATCGAATTTCTTAGACGCATAAGCATGGAAAGCTTCTTCAGCAGCACCTATTTCGTGAGAATCAATCCATTGGAGAGTTCCCTCATtagatgaatttgagattggaacATCAATTTCTGATCCACCAGATGATTCGAGTTCACAATTTACATTTTTATGTCCTAGCTTGATGTTGACTAATTCCTCTGATTTCCCATCTTGCACAGGATGAGTAAGCTTATTAGTACATTGCTGCTGCATTGCCTCGACTAATTTCTGAAACTCGAGCTTCTTAGATTGATAAGCCTGTGAAGCCTCTTCAGCAGTGGCAAAAGTCCCCAACCAAATTCTTTTCTTACTGATGGGATTTTTAATCTCAGTTGTATATTTACCTGAACTCTTTCTCTTGTGAACCTTAAAAAAATGTGTTTTTCTGTTAGCACCgattcttttatttcttctacTCACACTAGCAGAATTTAAGGTTTGATCATGATTAGCCACAGACAAGGATGTCACAACAGATGATTCAGGCTGCTGAAATTGATAACAATTCTTCTTTGGTTTATTCCCCTGCTGGCCTAATTTCTTAAGCTCAGACTTCTTGGACAAATAAGCTTGTGAAGCTTCTTCAACAGTGTCAAAAGTGCCCAACCATACCTTTTTATGCTTAATTCGATCTGTAATCACAGCACCATACCTCCCGTTATTTTGTTTTCGGATCCCAAGTAAGCTTCTGTTGCCTTTAGGATTGCATCTTGTACTAGCATTACActcatcatatgattctgtgcCATCGACATTAGCTATTAGACATGCGGGTTCTTTAGAAGGTTCGGGTTCTTTCCCTGACGTCTTGTTCTTGTGAATCCCAACATTATCCATTATTGGTTCGTGAGAATCAGTTCTTTTATTTCTCCTATACACACTACCAGTTTCCATGGTTTGACCATCAGCCATGGATAAGGATGGTATAATAAGTGATTCAGGCTGCTGAACTGGATCAGGATTCTTGTTTGGTCTTTTCTCCGTATTAGCCTGCAGGTTTAATTTCTCATTGTCAAGCTCAGACTTTTTGGAGAAATAAGCTTGTGAAGCCTCTTCAATAGTGTCAAAAGTTCCCAACCATACTTGTTTACGCCTAATTGTGTCTGTAATCACAGCACAATACCTCCCGTTCTTTTGCCCTCGGATTCCAGCTAAGCTTATCTTGCCTTTAATGCAACTTGTACTGGTATTACACTCATCATATGATTCCGTGCCATGTACACTAGCCATTAGACATGAGGCTTCTTTAGAAGATTCGGGTTCTTTCCCTGTTGTCTTGTTCTTGTGAACCCCAACGATATCCATTGTTGCTTCGTGAGAATCGATTCTTTTATTTATTCCATCCACACTAGCTGTATCCAAGGTTTGATCATCAGCCACAGACAAGGATGGCACAACAGGTGATTCAGGCTGCTGAATTTGATCAAGATTCTTCTTTGGTTTATTCACCTTATTTCCCTGCAGGTTTAATTTCTCAAACTCAGACTTCTTGGAGAAATAAGCTTGTGAAGCCTCTTCAATAGTGTCAAAAGTGCCTAACCATACTTGCTTATGCCTAATTTTGTCAGTAATCACAGCACCATACCTCCCATTCTTTTGCTTTCTTACCCCAATTAAGCTAATCTTGGTTTTATGATTGCTTGTACTAGTATTACATTCATCAGATGATTCTGTCCCACCATGGACATTAGACATTAAACATGAGGTTTCTTTAGAAGATGATTCTATGCACACTAAGGGTTCTTTTCCTTGGAATTTGTGCATGTTAGAGCTAAATTCTTGGGATTCCTCACTACCCAAAAATACCTCTTTTTTTCCACAAGGGTTTTTTCTCACTGAATGATAAGTCCCCATATTTTGCCATTCATTTCCAATTAAGGGTCTTTTCTCATGGAATGATATCTCCGTAATAAAGGGCATTTTACCATCAGCTTTTTTACTTCTTTCAGTAGCAGTACTTGTACTACTATTAGGTGAATTTGAGCTCTGTGCTTTGTGATTTCTGTGATGTAAAAGAGTAGTGGACTTTACCTTGTCATAAAAAATCTTTGGCTGCTCAATTTGGGTTATCTTCTGTTTCTTGCATCtgatttcatcatcttcttcttcttttccatcTGCAAATAGTTCTTGTTGATCAGTTTCCATGATGATATTATGTTAAAATGACAATGTACAATGACTATGACATGTAATTAAGGGATTTCTTGGTGAGATAAAAGAGGGAACTGGAATTTTTGGAATTCTTGATGAGCATATTTATGAGAGTATTTCACCACTGAGTTCTTCCTAGCTTCCTCATCTCTACAGTGCCAAGTACTCTGAAGAATTCCACTTGACACGTGTTGTTTGATTATTGTTTGTTTAATTGTTGCATGTTAGCTTTTTgtattctctaatgttagtcaAAAACGCACTTGTTTCGATATTGTTGTCTCATTATTGAAATGCAAAAGagatttagagcccgtttggattgagCTTATAGGCttaaaaatttgttttgaaataaaattgaaaaaataagttggggtagtcaacttattttttttggcttataaggcTAACTTTAGATAAattaagttaaatgggtccaattattttttgagaacattttaagacaaaaaaatgactttaattCTTGGTAGaaaacaaaaatttgaaaaacatataagccaacttataagccaatccaaacgggctcttaaagTGTCTTCCTGATGCTAAGGGCCCGTTTTGACTAGTTTTTTCGAGTGAATTTTTCTTTCCCACGTGTTCACTTAGTCATTTGCAtactcttaaaaaaatattattttctattcaaaaataaataattcgattaagattaattttttcttaatttgattgtgaacactcttttttaatcaaaaaataaGGCCATAGTAAACACTCATTTTTAAggccaaaaaatatatatgtacatagtaAGAGGGTATATTTAAATAACATGACtatacttttcagtttacaaaatatatcaatagatttcttacaaaatctaTACGAATCAAGTAAATTAgaaagaagcaaataaaacgcattaaataaggtaagaaactgttttccttattttatccacttttctctttccattcaaaattaagagatattattcctgattttctccaacttttgcttTTCTCTCCCCagtcaaaattaagagatattgttccataattttctctaacttttactcaaaaaatTCATTCTAATCGGTAATTTTTATGcacaaagttcatacaccaaaaaacatatatgtataatttgattatgcaatatgtataactgtataaattcgttataatttttatatatgaaatatatataaaaattggaTGTATAATTTGATTgtgataaagtacatataaattgtataaaatctaatcaaagtgtatataaattttgagaaaatatgtacaataaatttgtaattgatacaaaccagattccataaaaaattcatacaccagaaaataaatatgtataaatttttgtatgcaatatgtataactgtataaattcgttataatttttatgtatgaaatatgtataaaagttgtatttatattttgattatgataaagtacatataaattgtataaaatcttatcaaaatatgtatagattatgagaaagtaaatatgtataataaggtTTCTGATTGATACAAACTAGATTCcattcacatttcatacacatatcagttttcaacatttttaaggCTAATTCATATCGAATTTATTAGCATTTCATATACATTGTGCGGCATATatctaaaaaataatatatagcaGATtccatatacatttcatacatatattagttttcaacatttttgaAAACTAAAGTTTATATAATAATACAGCTATCAAACACACAATGATCACACATATCTCAAAACAATACAAACCAAgttttatatacaattaatacatAAGTCAATAATCAA
It includes:
- the LOC132030596 gene encoding uncharacterized protein LOC132030596 isoform X2; protein product: MPFITEISFHEKRPLIGNEWQNMGTYHSVRKNPCGKKEVFLGSEESQEFSSNMHKFQGKEPLVCIESSSKETSCLMSNVHGGTESSDECNTSTSNHKTKISLIGVRKQKNGRYGAVITDKIRHKQVWLGTFDTIEEASQAYFSKKSEFEKLNLQGNKVNKPKKNLDQIQQPESPVVPSLSVADDQTLDTASVDGINKRIDSHEATMDIVGVHKNKTTGKEPESSKEASCLMASVHGTESYDECNTSTSCIKGKISLAGIRGQKNGRYCAVITDTIRRKQVWLGTFDTIEEASQAYFSKKSELDNEKLNLQANTEKRPNKNPDPVQQPESLIIPSLSMADGQTMETGSVYRRNKRTDSHEPIMDNVGIHKNKTSGKEPEPSKEPACLIANVDGTESYDECNASTRCNPKGNRSLLGIRKQNNGRYGAVITDRIKHKKVWLGTFDTVEEASQAYLSKKSELKKLGQQGNKPKKNCYQFQQPESSVVTSLSVANHDQTLNSASVSRRNKRIGANRKTHFFKVHKRKSSGKYTTEIKNPISKKRIWLGTFATAEEASQAYQSKKLEFQKLVEAMQQQCTNKLTHPVQDGKSEELVNIKLGHKNVNCELESSGGSEIDVPISNSSNEGTLQWIDSHEIGAAEEAFHAYASKKFDVQSSKKVELQSGMPTDFSGGDRQEGREDDEDLRMGEWVQLPGNRAVKFSLKLGLPIIDNYGSLLGEFSTLDDLSICKTEDGNET
- the LOC132030596 gene encoding uncharacterized protein LOC132030596 isoform X3, translated to METDQQELFADGKEEEDDEIRCKKQKITQIEQPKIFYDKGNKVNKPKKNLDQIQQPESPVVPSLSVADDQTLDTASVDGINKRIDSHEATMDIVGVHKNKTTGKEPESSKEASCLMASVHGTESYDECNTSTSCIKGKISLAGIRGQKNGRYCAVITDTIRRKQVWLGTFDTIEEASQAYFSKKSELDNEKLNLQANTEKRPNKNPDPVQQPESLIIPSLSMADGQTMETGSVYRRNKRTDSHEPIMDNVGIHKNKTSGKEPEPSKEPACLIANVDGTESYDECNASTRCNPKGNRSLLGIRKQNNGRYGAVITDRIKHKKVWLGTFDTVEEASQAYLSKKSELKKLGQQGNKPKKNCYQFQQPESSVVTSLSVANHDQTLNSASVSRRNKRIGANRKTHFFKVHKRKSSGKYTTEIKNPISKKRIWLGTFATAEEASQAYQSKKLEFQKLVEAMQQQCTNKLTHPVQDGKSEELVNIKLGHKNVNCELESSGGSEIDVPISNSSNEGTLQWIDSHEIGAAEEAFHAYASKKFDVQSSKKVELQSGMPTDFSGGDRQEGREDDEDLRMGEWVQLPGNRAVKFSLKLGLPIIDNYGSLLGEFSTLDDLSICKTEDGNET
- the LOC132030596 gene encoding uncharacterized protein LOC132030596 isoform X4, with amino-acid sequence MDIVGVHKNKTTGKEPESSKEASCLMASVHGTESYDECNTSTSCIKGKISLAGIRGQKNGRYCAVITDTIRRKQVWLGTFDTIEEASQAYFSKKSELDNEKLNLQANTEKRPNKNPDPVQQPESLIIPSLSMADGQTMETGSVYRRNKRTDSHEPIMDNVGIHKNKTSGKEPEPSKEPACLIANVDGTESYDECNASTRCNPKGNRSLLGIRKQNNGRYGAVITDRIKHKKVWLGTFDTVEEASQAYLSKKSELKKLGQQGNKPKKNCYQFQQPESSVVTSLSVANHDQTLNSASVSRRNKRIGANRKTHFFKVHKRKSSGKYTTEIKNPISKKRIWLGTFATAEEASQAYQSKKLEFQKLVEAMQQQCTNKLTHPVQDGKSEELVNIKLGHKNVNCELESSGGSEIDVPISNSSNEGTLQWIDSHEIGAAEEAFHAYASKKFDVQSSKKVELQSGMPTDFSGGDRQEGREDDEDLRMGEWVQLPGNRAVKFSLKLGLPIIDNYGSLLGEFSTLDDLSICKTEDGNET
- the LOC132030596 gene encoding uncharacterized protein LOC132030596 isoform X1, which encodes METDQQELFADGKEEEDDEIRCKKQKITQIEQPKIFYDKVKSTTLLHHRNHKAQSSNSPNSSTSTATERSKKADGKMPFITEISFHEKRPLIGNEWQNMGTYHSVRKNPCGKKEVFLGSEESQEFSSNMHKFQGKEPLVCIESSSKETSCLMSNVHGGTESSDECNTSTSNHKTKISLIGVRKQKNGRYGAVITDKIRHKQVWLGTFDTIEEASQAYFSKKSEFEKLNLQGNKVNKPKKNLDQIQQPESPVVPSLSVADDQTLDTASVDGINKRIDSHEATMDIVGVHKNKTTGKEPESSKEASCLMASVHGTESYDECNTSTSCIKGKISLAGIRGQKNGRYCAVITDTIRRKQVWLGTFDTIEEASQAYFSKKSELDNEKLNLQANTEKRPNKNPDPVQQPESLIIPSLSMADGQTMETGSVYRRNKRTDSHEPIMDNVGIHKNKTSGKEPEPSKEPACLIANVDGTESYDECNASTRCNPKGNRSLLGIRKQNNGRYGAVITDRIKHKKVWLGTFDTVEEASQAYLSKKSELKKLGQQGNKPKKNCYQFQQPESSVVTSLSVANHDQTLNSASVSRRNKRIGANRKTHFFKVHKRKSSGKYTTEIKNPISKKRIWLGTFATAEEASQAYQSKKLEFQKLVEAMQQQCTNKLTHPVQDGKSEELVNIKLGHKNVNCELESSGGSEIDVPISNSSNEGTLQWIDSHEIGAAEEAFHAYASKKFDVQSSKKVELQSGMPTDFSGGDRQEGREDDEDLRMGEWVQLPGNRAVKFSLKLGLPIIDNYGSLLGEFSTLDDLSICKTEDGNET